Genomic DNA from Homalodisca vitripennis isolate AUS2020 unplaced genomic scaffold, UT_GWSS_2.1 ScUCBcl_4678;HRSCAF=11006, whole genome shotgun sequence:
ATAGTTTAGTATGAATTTGGATGTTATTGTAAGAATTTATTAGTGTTTTAGCAAGGTTCTAATTGTTTTAGATAATGTGATCAGTGAACTGTGAGAAAAATACTGTTgtggattattattattgtgtcttATTAGTTATAAGTGTGACAGTGAACGGTAATAGTTGTAGCTAGTGAGAGATATACTTTACTTACTGCTTATGAACGGGACCCCAGTTCACTTTAGTGTAGTGACGAGGAGTAGAAGCAGGCAGGATTCACAGTCGCAGAGTAGTTTCCCCAGTTTCTGAGTTTGAAAACTTAGCTCAGAAGACTGAATTAAGCCCTCTTCTTGAGGAATCTTTAGACGACAGCCTCGAAGAGTTTTGAGGGTAAACGAGCAAGAGTATCGGTCGGTGCAAGAGAGTAGTGAAGAAATAGAGCCATTAAGAAATAGAGTAGTAGCCATGGCTGAAGCTAGAGGACATATTATTACTCCCCCAAAGTTTCGTGGTAGCCCAGAAGAGAATGTAGAGGAGTATTTGCAAGCCTATGAGAGAGTAGCGAGAGCTAACGGTTGGGACGAAGCAAAGAAGTTAGTGGTTATCCCTTGTTATCTGGAGGGGGCAGCCCTAAAGTGGtatgaaaatttagaacaggcagaAGAAAATAACTTGACTTGGGATATTGTAAAGCGAAAGATGAAAGAAGCATTCCAGTCAATTGCTTGGGAGGAGCAATTGGAATTTAAACTAAGACTTAGGATGCAAGGAGAGGACGAGCAGGTTGAGGCCTATATCCAGGATGTACTAAATCTGTGTAACAAATTAGACCCCAATATGGCTGAAAGAAGCAAAATCAAGCATGTTCTAAGGGGCTTGAAACCATCATTACTTGAAAAAGTGATGATGATGAACAACGaaactttggaaaatgttttagccAACGTAAGAAAAGTACAAACTGCAAGATTTATAGCGGGCCAAAGGGTCGACCAACTCTTGACAGAACCCATAACCAGAGGAGCGGGACCGATAACCGTACCCCATGCGTCACAACCAAGTAGTAGCTCGTTAgagaacaaaattgaaaacctaATGAGTGAATTCGCTAAGTTTAGTATGAGTCTTATGGAACAAAGGAAAAATGAGGAGAAACACACTACTCAACGGAGGGATGTAGGCTACTATGGAGGTCAAAACCAAAGGGGTCGTGGTTCATTTCGGGGTTCAAATCGTGGACGAACAGCAGACGGTAGAGTGATTTGTTACAAATGTAACCGTGTGGGACACTTTGCTATAAACTGCAGATCAAATCTAGGTAGAGGacagggaaacgacagaggggGACGCTAGAGGAGGGAGTTTTAGCGTTCCTACTAATAGAAACTCCCCAAATGAAAGTGAAATCCCAAGTAGCAGGATAGCCACATTATGTGAAACTCATGAACAGGAAGAGTGGAGAGACACATGGAGACAATATAGCGGATCCCCGAGGAGTAGATGGATTCAGGGTGGTTTTCATCAGCGTTATCAGACAGAAGAACGGAAGAAACCCGCTACGTGGCATCAAGGGGTGTCAAGCAATCCAGGATCGATTAGAACTCTAGGGGTTCTTGAAGTTCACGCCCTCGTCGATCAACACGAAAGACCAGTTATATTTGACACTGGCGCATGTGTCAGTTGTATGGACGAAAATCTTGTGAGTCACCGTGCTAGAGTCCAACCAGTAGAGGGAGTAAATATGAAGACGGCCACAGATGAACCTGTATGTATCACTGGAAGAACGGACATAACTATAGAAATCGGCAGATGCGTCTTTAGATTTTCTGTATTTGTAGCCAGAGAACTAGGAGGTTGCTGCATTCTAGGAAATGATTTTTCATCTTAAGTTTAAAACAACCATAAGTTATGCCGAAAGAATGGTGAGGTTAACCAACGTAAGTGGAAGAACTATATCTGCTCCATTTTTCCTGTCGAGAAAAGGATGCGAAGTATCAGAGACCACCCCCAGATGCAACCTGGCTAAACCAGATCCAGTTTGAGGATCTTGAAGAATGTAGCGTAAAAGTTGTGAGTGCCGACACTACTGAAATTCCCGCAAGAGGCCGAAAGCTGCTGAAAATCAAATTTGAAGGTGCTTTACCATACACAGGCATTATGGAACCAAACTACCGGCTGTATAAGGAGACTTCCATTTTAGTACCACCCTGGCCTGCCTCACCACATCATTGCCACTAGAAGCCGTCATGGTATCAAATGTTTCAGaagaagtgaaaagaataaacaagGGAGAATTATTGGCAGAAGTGTATGAAGCTGAAGAAATtccaattgaaaataaatctattgcAATGAATATTGTGAGTGGAGGTGATGAGGGTTGTATTGAAGAAAAGAAGTTGAATCTTAACCCTCAGATGACATCCGAAGAAAGGAAAACTATGCTAGATCTGTTGGCCGACTACAGTGACAGATTCTCCTGGGATCCCTCTCAAATTGGAAGAACAACCGTAAGCGAGCACAAGATAGAGCTTACTAACAGAACTCCAGTGCATCAACCACCCTACCGAGTCTCCCATAGAGAAAGGGAGATACTGAGAGATCAAGTTGAGGAGATGCTGAGCAAGAACATAATACGTCCTAGTACAAGCGCTTTTGCATCACCTGTTGTcttggtaaaaaagaaaaatggagAGTGGAGATTTTGTGTTGACTATCGTCGAGTGAACGACCAGCTGAATCCTATACAACACCCTCTTCCACTGATAGATGATATTCTAACATACTTAAATGGTTGTCAATGGTTTGTAACGCTAGACTTAACGTCTGGGTTTTGGCAGCTGCCCATAAGAGAAAAGGACAGGCACATAACAGCTTTTGTTACCCCAGATGGTTTATGGGAGTACGAAGTTACTCCATTTGGGCTCAAAACGAGTCCCACAGCCTTTTCAAAACTGCATGGACAAGGTGTTGGCAGGATTAAAATGGGGTACAATGCCTTTTATATCTAGACGATATATTAGTTTATGGCTCCAACATTCAAGGAGTTGATAGAAAATTTGAGAAAGGTTCTCCAAAGGCTTAGGGAAGCCTCTATGACACTAAATCCTTCTAAGTGTACCTTTGGGTATCAGGAAGTTAAGGTACTAGGACATACAGTCAGTGCTAAAGGAGTAAGTCCCGATGCtggaaaaataaaagacataCTGAATTTTGAACCACCTAGAAGACTGAGGGCTCTCAGGTCATTTCTGGGGCTTGCCAACTACTACCGTAAATTTGTACCTGACTACTCAAAGATAGCCAGACCTTTAATTGAATTGACCAAGAAGAATAAGTCATTCATATGGGGTACAGAGCAACAAGAAGCATTCCAAACCCTAAAGGAGAAGCTAACAACAGCTCCGATCTTACGACACTTCGATCCCAAACTGCCTGTTGAGTTACACACTGACGCTAGCGACATTGGAGTAGGTGCTGTGATCATGCAAAAGGAAAAGGGGGATGCGTTACCTGTAGCATACGCATCTAGGAGGCTATCAGAAGCAGAGAAAAAATATACGGTCACTGAAAAAGAGTGTATTGGTGTTGTGTGGGCAACACAACATTTTAGGCAGTTTTCTATGGGGGCGcaattttacaatagtagtaGATCACCATGCTTTGTGCTGGTTACACAAGAACCGGGACTCATCAGGAAGACTGGCAAGATGGGCCCTGAAGCTCATGGAGTTTGACTATGAAATAAGGCACAAACAAGGACGCCTACATGTAGTTCCTGACACACTTTCAAGGAATGCTTGTGAGGACTGTAAGCCAGAAGACGAAGACAAGACCAATGAAATACCCATGTTAGCGCTGAATTGGACAGATCTACCCAAATTACAGAATGAGGACGAGGAGTGCAGAAGAATCAAGGACACAATGTTAAAACCAGAAGAGTCTACAGCGACAGAAAGAAGAATGGCAAGGAGTTTTTATGCTGGAAGATGGAGTGCTATACAGACGTAATGTTGCTCATATTGGAGAAAAGAAACTGCTAGTAGTACCTGAAAGCATCAgaagtgaaattttgtatgaatgtcATGACAGCCCTTTGGCAGGTGGACATCTGGGTTTCACCAAGACGTTTCATAAATTGAAAAGTGCCGGTTCTATTGGCCGAACATGATAAAGGATACTGAGAAGTACGTCAAAACGTGCTTACACTGTCAAACTCGAAAGACACCAAAATTATCTCCAGCAGGGATGTTACAACCCATTCCGGTGGGGTATCCTTTTGAAAGAATTGGGATAGATGTATTGGGTCCGTTTACAAAGACAGACAACGGAAATAAGTACATCATAGTAGCGATGGATTATGCGACAAAGTGGGCTGAAGCAAAAGCGACCCCCTCAGCTACTGCAGAAGAGACCGCGAAATTTGTGATCAACAGAATCATTTGTAGGTTTGGATGCCCGAACGAGATCCTTACTGACAGAGGAAAGAATTTTAGGTCGAACTTagtgtgtgaaattttaaacgGACTGGGAATCCGCACGTTATTCACAACAGCTTATCATACAGGGTCTAATCAGAGAGACTGGGATCTTTACGTAAATCTCACATGTTTCAGCTACAACACAAGTCGTCAGGAAACCATAAAACGTAGTCCTTACTATATGCTTTTTGGAATGGAAGCTCGACTACCTGTTTGATGTAACTCTACGCAAAAATGTAAGTAGTGACGTGAAGGCGGAGGAAGTTCTGCAAAGAGTTCACCAGTGTCGCagagatgtaaataaaaatagtggaAAGAAGTCAACAGAAACAGAAGGATCGGTACGACCAGAAGCACCGTTTCGTAGAGTATGAACCCGATGATCTAGTCATGATATGGACACCAGCTCGCAAGAAGGGAAGGACTACCAAGTTACTACATAGGTGGAACGGCCCGTATAAGGTGATATCCAGGCTTTCCGAAGTGAACTATGAAATAGAAATCAAGAAAGGGAACCGGTGTTATTTTGACACAGTTCACGTGAGTCGACTAAAACGTTTTTTATCCAAGAAACTAGAGATAAAATGAAAGGATGATGCATGTTCTTTTATGAATGTAATTAGTgtataaattagtgttaaaacaaatttaggatAGGGTAGCGTGTAACTTATATAATCTATCCTGTGCAAGACAATAACTTTAGACCGTctgtatattcattataaaaaaaagagGACTATTTTGTGCTTGCCAGTGTAATATTTGTGTTTGGCTACGAGTAAAACTGCCCAGCTAAGCGATAATGTGATCATTGCACTGTGAGACAATGCAAGATAGGCAGGGCAAGGTCCAAAATCGGACACTAGTGTGCTAGACAGTGAGCTCACGACGCTCGAGCGGTTAAAAACTAACTGGTGTCCTGTATAcgtaatattttttgaaattttagttaaccagcgttatatttataagttgataatttaGGTGTGCTAATATtagataaatgtgtttaaaacttgattgttagtttagtttaatttgttGTGACTACAGTAACAATGTGCCACGTGACAGAGAACTATGGATACGCTACCGAAGGTAATGACACTTGTTAGTATGATCATTGTaatttttggtaatgttttatttgtagagGCGAGTCAGGATGGCCAAACTCCAATATCAGTTGTTACAGGTGTCTACTGGAAAGAGATAAAGTCGGCAGAGATATATGAAGCGTCCGTCCCGTTGGTTTACAAGACAGCGTGGCCAGGAGTAGACATAGCTTATTTAAGTCGTCCCAAAGGAGTAGGATTTTGTAATGGTGTTATGAATGATCCAGAATGTATGTTATTTTCTTGGGCCGCAGTGGTTAATAAGGAGATTGGAGCACGAGTCACATGGCTGAACAGAAGTTTGAGTGAGACAgctgataattttgaattattttcagggTCGAAACGTGATAAGCGCAGTCTTCATTTTATAGGTAATTTTGCTCATTGGTGTTGTGGAGTTATAACCAAGAAGCAGCTACGACCTTTGTATGCTAATCAAGAGAGAATGAATGTATTTGAGCAGGAACTTCACAATGAACTTCAAGAGGCGTATGCAGAAATGGATAATCTAACAATTAATATGAATTCTTACAGTCAGGAAGTCAGTCGCACATTTTCTCAAGTAATAGGTGTGGGAGTTAACATAACAAAGATGATTGATCGATTTAGAACCAAGGTGTATGTCGCTGAtcaaaagaataatcataaaacataCAGTCTGTTACAGCTCAACGCATTACACTCTATTCGGCAGTTGCAAGTGTTACAACTAGTTACCAGATTGGAAATTTTAAGTCAATGCAGAGAACAAAAGATTCCGAACTCGATTATTTCTTTGTCAAAATTTCAAGGAGATCTTCTGAAATTAGCGCGGCCCTCAATCAAGGACGACAATTACGAGTTAGTAATTGCTCCGGAGgaagtgacaaaatatttaaaattagaaatagctgACTGTATGATTTCAGGttcaacaataattgtaaatgtaaaggtGCCATTAAAAAGCGGGGGAGCGCGCTGGAAACTGTTTGAATTAATGGCTGTACCTTTTGCATGGAAAAATTCTACTTGTAATATTCATCATGATGTGACCTATCTGGCAGCCGACAACGAGCGTCTGATGTCGATACAAGGCTCAGCAACTCATGATTGTCAGCCGTACATAAATTCTCTATGTTTTATTCCTAGGAATGCCGGAGATGCTGTCTCGGGTTCGCTATGTCCCAGAGCTATGTTTAGAGGAGCGACGATACAGGAACTCAGTAAAGTTTGTGCCTTTTCGTGTGCGCAGGGCAGAGCGCCGATAGTGAACAGATTAGGAGAGGAGATGTTTGTACTTACACACGTTTCAGGGCAGTTAAAGTTGGAATGTCGTCATGGGTCGaatttaaccttaaatattcCGGAAGATAGACGACCCGGTGCTCTCCAAATTAAGGTCGCTTgtgattgtaaattaatgttaaatgaagaagtaattgtttttgaaaactacccttgttataagaaaatatcTGTTTCAGAAATAGTCCATATAGTTCCTGCTCTTTGGTCCAAATTGAAAACTTTGAAGGTTTCTTCCAGAAACACGTATTCCTCCAGTACTTTTACCACCCTGGACGAGTGTTTGGACGAGAGTTGGCCGACTGAGGGTGCCCCATTGGAACATGACGTACGCTAGGACACAGGTGGAAACCAAGCCACCGCTGATAGTAACAGGCCACAACGAAGGGATTTGGCCAATTGTGTATACTGTAATTCATGCTGTATATTTTTCACTGGTAACGattattgttgtgagaaatccacACTTTGTgggtttgtataatttaaatatagttagagGAGAACCTATAGAGATATTTGTTACAGAGAAAACCTATAGGGAAGCTGTATACATTACTTTgttaattcttgtttttattttgtgctggGTACTTGTGAGATGGTGCTGTCGATGGAGGAATAAGCAGAGCAAAGAGGAAGTGTCTATGAAGGGACATCGGGAGATCCAGGACAATGATGGCTTACCCCGAAGCATGCCGCTAGCCGAGATAGATGGGCGAGAGCTGCGAATTACCTTGGAATGGTGGGATATGAACAGTCCGAGTGATAAGTAACCACCATGTTTAATTGGATACATAATGAGGAAACTATGGAAAGTTTATGTTACAAAGTGATTGATTGTTGAtgaatttcttataataaacaaaagggaGTTTCATTTCTCTGTAATGATCATCcagagtaaaaacattaatatgataTAAGGTTTTGTTGCATAATTAGATATACTACAGCGATGTACTAATATAATTAGGTACAGTGAATGACGTTTTGTACTTCAgacgtaatataatattttaatgttttgtttaaaatcatgtaatgatAAGTGTGAGATAAATCTATGCCAATTATAACCGTGAAGTTGCCTAGGATAAGGTGTGTCTAATAAGATAGTTACAGGGACACGAGACGGGCGGTGCCCGGCCCGGGTGCGCAGCAGCTGATCTGGTGCAGGGTCACGGTCAGGTCACTGAGATGACATTGAACCTGTGTCGTATGACTGCGGTATGAATGATGAATGAGTGGTGGCCACCAAATGAGCAAATGAGTGAAAGAatgatatgttataaaatatgaatgttatcaaGAATTAATAGGTAGAATGATTAATGTTAGTATAATGTTACAAGTGAAATAATGTTGGTGTTTATGTAACaatacaatatgaaaatgtttagaGTAGGGGTATATCAATAGTGTATACCTATTTAAACTAAAGTAAGGGCTGAGTAagagtttaaaagtgtatttcacATTCGCTAAGAAATGGGGCCCCTTGAAACCGTGTTTAATGATAATAGAATAATGACCATTATAAAATGATGTACCGTAGTAACTAACAcagttggtattttatataataacatgtaaCAACTATTAAGATGtaaagaatgtttagtttagataatgattattaaatgtgtaatataccaCTTCATTTTTCTGATTTGCATAAATGTCAGGTTGttatgttcatgttttaaatgttaaccttTAACTATATCAAGGTATTTTAGATAAGGTACGGTATCCCTGACTAAAtcaattgtgtatataaaaagataattagtttatttgtagaaTTGATAAATGTAGTTTAAGTAATAAGGTGCCATGGGCttactttgattaaaatgtatgttaaaatattagtggGTAATACATGATTtgggtaataaatatttgtataattgtcaTATACTTGTTATATAGAATTagtgataaaaaagaaaatgagaACAAATGTGAATGCTTTATTTGTTGATGATTTGTCTAGTTAGTAGGGATAATTTCGTCTTAAACAAGTAACATAAGATTAGAAGAGCTCTAGTAGTTGGAACACGCTTGCAACAAGGTCGCAGGCCGCTGACCCCGAGGGTCAGGCCACTGCGTCGGAAGGCctctgctgaccacagctacttatATCACGTAGCCATCTGGAGGTGCACTGTTCCAGCTCAAAAACTTTGTACTCCATTGCATGGAGATTACTTAAGTAGGTATAAACCGATCCAAATGGTATCAAATCCCGGacacatatgtaattaaattatttgggaAAAATAGAGAGTGTTAGTGTTAGTAATAAATTGAGATTCCCTTAGTTTTAGTagttgtaattttctaatttgaagtaaatatgtaataagcaatttatattttagaagtaataaaaaaaaaaaaaaaaaaaaaaaaggtgttGTACTCCgcaaacttgtatatttatatggcAAATAATGATATGTAAGGGATGTTTTATTggtaactttttacatttttagttaggTTAGCGTAGGCTCTATAACAGATTCCCCACGgctattatttcaattttggatgttttaaatttgagcGATATTCATATTTGTGTGTGTCTTAACTCCttttaaatttaggtaataaTATCCAGGTGAAACAAATTAGAAggggaaaacaaaatattgtaagtcCTTTTGATGTACTTAGATAGGGAAATCGTTCGTGGCATTCGTCTCCCGTTCGTTTCGCGTCCCATACTGAACTGGGAAGCTTAGAACTGTGAACATTCCAGTGTGAAGAATGTGCGTTAGAAATTAAGAAGAGGACTAATACTTTTGGGGTCACACGCCAAAGGAGACGTGTCATGGACATAATGCTGTGCCCAGCAGTGAAGCTACGGTTTACCATCAACTGAACATTAAACACTAGACCTTAGAGGTGAAAACAGTGACGAGCTCATAAGAGGAATGTGAGGAACGGAAGGAGGCGCAGTCACGTCAAGGCCGACTCCAGGATGGCGTTCCTGGTGCAGGCTACTCCGAGACCCGATGGGGATGCCTAAGCAGAGATTCATAACCGTAGCTTCCCTTTAAGAAGGGGGAGTGTGACGACGGGGCCCTTTTCCCGCCGTCTGATGTGGAGAGGGAGAGGTCAACACGGAACACCTGATGTTGTTTCAGTCGAGGAGGTGTCGTCCTATGGGTAGAGACCATTGCGTGTGGTGAGAGCAGACCGGGGACGTGCGGTGGCGCGGCACGAGCGGCGGCGATGCTACGGACGGTTAGATAGGTTTAGGTGGTAGAATGTGATGAATAAATGATGTTGTTTTTTTAAGAAGAGTGAGTAGTTATTTGTTACGTACCTCGTCACGGCCAAGCAGAGTGTATGGAGCAGCCCCAAGGACTAACAGGGTGAGTTATAGTAGAAATAGAAATTAACTTGATCACACAGTACGTGACAATATCTAGGGACTGGGATAAGAAGAGGAGTTTTGAGTGATTTGCTGTTGTGGgaggttaaaaatgtattatttctgtGCCTGAGATTGTCTAATCTGTTTTAAGCATTCAAgcattatttcttgattttttaatattcaagatAACTTTATTCGTCTATGAAAAGTTAATCtgtaagtataaaaaacaaaatttttattttaatggaaaactAGTTTTCCATTACGTAGAATATTTTCGGATTCAAGCCCAGATGTTACCTTCCTGAAAACTCTAGGCCTACGTTCCAGATGTCTAGGCCCTCTGATCGAACTACAGCAAAGCCTGTTTATAGCTAAGTGTGACGTCTCGTACCTCCACCTTGTCATAAACAGGGTGTAATAAATATCATGATCGGTGTGATCCTATGTTAAGGTCGACTTTTTCAGAGTCcacgtttaatttatttaaaccattattttgtctcaagaaactttttttttataaagtggtaAATACTGAGTGAGATGGTCGTGCTTCTAATTTTTATATgacttggctgagcgtaagtgaaCCTTGTTACATTTGTATGATGGCAATATAGAAATCTAAAGATAAAGTGGATTATTCTTAATAACTAAAGAGAAAAGTattcttgttataaaataatttataagatacGATCTAAATACTAATTTTCTCGATAAAATTACGTGATGTTAAATATAAAgggaaaattgtttttacttctCAGTAAATCAACTTTACATAACCGAAACaaatcagaagttgaaaactGCTTTGTTGAATGTAGcttaaaaagttaaagttaaggAAAGCACACGGGGTAAAGTTTAAGGATCCTCGTATATTTGTAGTTTATCGCTACAGTTTTTATTTGCTTGTGTTTTCATTCTcttggaaagtttaaaaaaaagtatgatcatacctttattttaatacagtaaatatttttgaagcttTATCGTGATTTTAACGGATTTCAACGTATACTACAAggttttttacttattaatactGTAACGTTATAGTCGGTTTAAGCATTAATAAGGTAAATATGAAAATCTTGAGATTTACTTACCATATTTAAGCCAAgagttttggaaatttttgtgATTATATATGGGTTTTTGTTTCGATGTTTCTTCTTTCTGTTTGGAGGGAAATTTGTGAACATCTCTTCCATTAAAGTGTCTGCAAAAAAATTTGAACTATATAATTCTAGTTTGTTTATAGGCCACCAAAAGAATATCCAGTCTGAGCTGAATGAGTTTTTTGATTCTTTCTCGAATTGTCTTGACTCAGTTGTAAAGCGCAACAATCCTATAATTGTtgtgggtgattttaatattgacgtCTCAGTCGACAGTAAAAATTCCAGGCAGTTTATACTAACTTAATGTCTTCTTTTCGGCCCTCCTACAAACCATCACACAACTTACACGAGGGAATATGGTGGATCTAGATCGACTATtgacaacattttttacaaacataaaacccTAACTACATTTGATGCTGCTGTTCTTGTGACTGGTTTTAGCGATCATCATGCCCAAATTGCTGACTTTGGGTTTGACTAAtattaaggggagcatgtaccttttttcgggtcccatgttatttaaatgggagtacactgtcaacatgtcggtaccattatctcctaaactattagacatattgactttaaaactttagggttttgtttctacattaacagctttatatttttcatgccttttttttaatatctcaataaacaaaaaaattatggtggtcagcaatttaacaaaatttttttttaaaattatgtaaatacaatattttttaaaattataaaaatacataatatatattgataaaaaagcatgaatctactcaccaactagtctgcaaataagtgtgtaaaatttgaagtctgtaagtctaataattgtttcacaacgtgTTTCCGAAATGTCCACAAAAACGGTACTTTCggtaaaacagctttaaagttGTTAGTTACACTTTCAAAAACACAtacaaatcactttaaaaattcCACCTGGACAGTAATTCATCTTCTTCATTCATTTTACTCCTtttttttcctatccttctttttatcctcttctttttattttcttcttgggaccttctttgtcagctttttttaaccctattggaatcgatttgttgaaggccttcaaaccataaagcgtcctggttggatgcataatcgttccaaaacattcactttggccattgcttcttcattaaaactaagaactgcatcatcacaaacccctaattttaatgtctgaatgccaacaaatgtggtcttggggtagcctattccaaattacgcCTATTGATGATGCTttcattagggttctgtgttttTACCGTGCAGACACCTCTTTAGTAGGGCTGGGGGCTGgataaatccttatagattggttttatttcttccataatagattcaaggcaatgagtttgtatgtttgaaatcatctagcttattatttgcctgagcttTGTCTGTATCTTGCACCAAGACTCAATCCCAGGCGGGCATAGTTTCCGTGCTGAGGTTTTTGgcgtcagtcgataatttg
This window encodes:
- the LOC124373028 gene encoding uncharacterized mitochondrial protein AtMg00860-like, producing MAPTFKELIENLRKVLQRLREASMTLNPSKCTFGYQEVKVLGHTVSAKGVSPDAGKIKDILNFEPPRRLRALRSFLGLANYYRKFVPDYSKIARPLIELTKKNKSFIWGTEQQEAFQTLKEKLTTAPILRHFDPKLPVELHTDASDIGVGAVIMQKEKGDALPVAYASRRLSEAEKKYTVTEKECIGVVWATQHFRQFSMGAQFYNSSRSPCFVLVTQEPGLIRKTGKMGPEAHGV